The following coding sequences are from one Pseudonocardia sp. EC080619-01 window:
- a CDS encoding RNA polymerase sigma factor, translating to MAAADSAARTDSTIEPTSGTAPRSRRTSAAGTTGAATAKKPAARTRKPGTATKAAPGTGPKKPAAKKASTKKADGEDAELEDGDVEIEDGELEEADIEADIAEAAQEVDAEDASDDDEDDDTNTGKNRVAPTTRSSQQKSADFVWDEEESEALRQARKDAELTASADSVRAYLKQIGKVALLNAEEEVELAKRIEAGLYGAERIRKLFESNDKLSPQMRRDLRWIVRDGERAKNHLLEANLRLVVSLAKRYTGRGMAFLDLIQEGNLGLIRAVEKFDYTKGYKFSTYATWWIRQAITRAMADQARTIRIPVHMVEVINKLGRIQRELLQDLGREPTPEELAKEMDITPEKVLEIQQYAREPISLDQTIGDEGDSQLGDFIEDSEAVVAVDAVSFTLLQDQLQSVLATLSEREAGVVRLRFGLTDGQPRTLDEIGQVYGVTRERIRQIESKTMSKLRHPSRSQVLRDYLD from the coding sequence GTGGCAGCCGCAGACTCCGCAGCACGCACCGACTCGACCATCGAGCCGACGTCGGGCACCGCACCCCGCAGCCGCCGCACCTCCGCGGCCGGCACGACCGGGGCGGCGACCGCCAAGAAGCCGGCCGCACGCACCCGCAAGCCGGGCACCGCGACGAAGGCCGCACCCGGCACCGGCCCGAAGAAGCCGGCCGCCAAGAAGGCCTCCACGAAGAAGGCCGACGGCGAGGACGCCGAACTCGAGGACGGCGACGTCGAGATCGAGGACGGCGAGCTCGAGGAAGCCGACATCGAGGCCGACATCGCCGAGGCGGCCCAGGAGGTCGACGCCGAGGACGCGTCCGACGACGACGAGGACGACGACACCAACACCGGCAAGAACCGGGTCGCCCCGACCACCCGGTCGTCGCAGCAGAAGTCGGCCGACTTCGTCTGGGACGAGGAGGAGTCCGAGGCGCTGCGGCAGGCCCGCAAGGACGCCGAGCTCACCGCCTCCGCCGACTCGGTCCGCGCCTACCTCAAGCAGATCGGCAAGGTGGCGCTGCTCAACGCCGAGGAGGAGGTCGAGCTCGCCAAGCGGATCGAGGCCGGCCTCTACGGCGCGGAGCGCATCCGCAAGCTCTTCGAGTCGAACGACAAGCTCTCCCCGCAGATGCGGCGCGACCTGCGCTGGATCGTCCGCGACGGCGAGCGCGCGAAGAACCACCTGCTGGAGGCGAACCTCCGGCTCGTGGTGTCGCTGGCCAAGCGCTACACCGGCCGTGGGATGGCGTTCCTGGACCTGATCCAGGAGGGCAACCTGGGCCTGATCCGCGCGGTCGAGAAGTTCGACTACACCAAGGGCTACAAGTTCTCGACGTACGCGACGTGGTGGATCCGGCAGGCCATCACCCGCGCGATGGCCGACCAGGCCCGCACCATCCGTATCCCGGTGCACATGGTCGAGGTCATCAACAAGCTCGGCCGTATACAGCGTGAGCTGCTCCAGGACCTCGGGCGCGAGCCCACTCCCGAGGAGCTCGCCAAGGAGATGGACATCACCCCGGAGAAGGTGCTGGAGATCCAGCAGTACGCCCGGGAGCCCATCTCGCTGGACCAGACCATCGGTGACGAGGGCGACTCGCAGCTCGGTGACTTCATCGAGGACTCCGAGGCGGTCGTCGCGGTCGACGCGGTGTCCTTCACGCTGCTGCAGGACCAGCTCCAGTCGGTGCTGGCGACGCTGTCCGAGCGCGAGGCGGGCGTCGTCCGGCTGCGGTTCGGGCTGACCGACGGCCAGCCGCGCACCCTCGACGAGATCGGCCAGGTCTACGGCGTGACCCGCGAGCGGATCCGCCAGATCGAGTCGAAGACGATGTCGAAGCTGCGGCACCCGAGCCGTTCCCAGGTCCTGCGCGACTACCTGGACTGA
- a CDS encoding DUF3093 domain-containing protein has product MSDRVPEPDSATSGPTAFDERLSVPVWWYLLAVGLGVLLGAQIHMGYPGLRSWIGYAVMIPLCVGTLWWMGRSRTTVRPGVLVSNGRELPLAVAGVTDTVARRDKQQAMGPDLDPRAYVLHRAWVGPLVRVEVTDPSSDEPYWVLSTRRPDALRAAIAAQAPHPQVP; this is encoded by the coding sequence GTGAGCGATCGGGTTCCGGAGCCGGACTCTGCGACGTCCGGCCCCACTGCGTTCGACGAGCGGTTGTCCGTCCCGGTGTGGTGGTACCTCCTGGCCGTCGGTCTCGGCGTCCTGCTGGGCGCCCAGATCCACATGGGGTACCCGGGGCTGCGGTCCTGGATCGGCTACGCCGTGATGATCCCGCTGTGCGTCGGGACGCTGTGGTGGATGGGCCGCAGCCGCACCACGGTGCGGCCCGGTGTGCTGGTGTCGAACGGCCGCGAGCTGCCGCTGGCCGTGGCCGGGGTGACCGACACCGTGGCCAGGCGGGACAAGCAGCAGGCGATGGGGCCGGACCTCGATCCGCGCGCCTACGTGCTGCACCGCGCCTGGGTCGGCCCGCTGGTCCGGGTGGAGGTCACCGACCCCTCGTCGGACGAGCCGTACTGGGTGCTGAGCACCCGCCGTCCCGACGCGCTGCGCGCGGCCATCGCGGCGCAGGCGCCGCACCCGCAGGTGCCCTGA
- a CDS encoding DUF4193 domain-containing protein → MATDYDAPRRNEADEMAEDSLDELKQRRNEAQSAVVDVEETDTAESYELPGADLSGEELTVNVLPKQADEFTCASCFLVHHRSRLASTSGGQFLCRDCAA, encoded by the coding sequence ATGGCGACCGACTACGACGCCCCGCGTCGCAACGAGGCCGATGAGATGGCCGAGGACTCGCTCGACGAGCTCAAGCAGCGCCGCAACGAGGCGCAGTCCGCGGTCGTCGACGTCGAGGAGACCGACACCGCGGAGAGCTACGAGCTCCCGGGTGCCGACCTGTCCGGCGAGGAGCTGACGGTGAACGTCCTGCCGAAGCAGGCGGACGAGTTCACCTGTGCCAGCTGCTTCCTGGTGCACCACCGGAGCCGGCTGGCGAGCACCTCCGGCGGGCAGTTCCTCTGCCGCGACTGCGCGGCCTGA
- a CDS encoding VWA domain-containing protein → MTLPAADERSRALAPLRRRPKQLTAAPELFRTGPGAPVVVERVDGDRGDPGDGETGGQGSLTTSRTARARTLSELLEDRPPDREVTAMARRIARRLALRRPRDPRAARGRGAPAPQPYRYRSDDIDLDRTVEVLTERPVPEDTDIVVRERTGSPRAITLVVDVSGSMRGEKVRIAAATVAALSGDAGATGDRLALVAFWSDAAVLSPLDEPATPGVLLDRLVRIPARGLTDVGFGLSVAHSELAGARERRRVAVLLSDVVHNAGPDPRTVARRFGELHVLLETDGEHDAALGRDVARLGGGRLATVRTHRDVAPALNRLLRS, encoded by the coding sequence GTGACCCTGCCCGCGGCCGACGAGCGGTCGCGGGCCCTCGCGCCGCTGCGCCGCAGGCCGAAGCAGCTCACCGCCGCGCCGGAGCTGTTCCGCACCGGGCCGGGCGCACCGGTCGTCGTCGAGCGGGTGGACGGGGACCGCGGCGACCCCGGCGACGGCGAGACCGGCGGACAGGGATCGCTCACCACGTCCCGCACCGCCCGGGCCCGGACCCTGTCCGAGCTGCTGGAGGACCGGCCACCCGACCGGGAGGTGACGGCGATGGCCCGCCGGATCGCCCGGCGCCTGGCCCTGCGGCGGCCCCGGGACCCGCGCGCGGCCCGTGGACGCGGGGCGCCCGCGCCGCAGCCCTACCGCTACCGGTCCGACGACATCGACCTCGACCGCACCGTGGAGGTGCTCACCGAGCGCCCGGTGCCCGAGGACACCGACATCGTCGTCCGGGAACGGACCGGCTCCCCGCGGGCGATCACGCTGGTCGTCGACGTCTCCGGGTCGATGCGCGGGGAGAAGGTGCGGATCGCCGCCGCGACGGTCGCGGCGCTGTCCGGCGACGCCGGGGCGACGGGGGACCGGCTCGCACTCGTCGCGTTCTGGTCCGACGCCGCCGTGCTGTCCCCGCTCGACGAACCCGCGACACCGGGGGTACTGCTCGACCGGCTCGTGCGGATTCCCGCCCGCGGGCTGACCGACGTCGGGTTCGGGCTGTCCGTCGCCCACTCCGAGCTCGCCGGGGCCCGGGAGCGGCGCCGGGTCGCGGTGCTGCTCAGCGACGTCGTGCACAACGCCGGGCCGGATCCGCGCACCGTCGCGCGGCGGTTCGGGGAGCTGCACGTGCTGCTGGAGACCGACGGCGAGCACGACGCCGCGCTCGGGCGGGACGTCGCACGGCTCGGGGGCGGACGGCTGGCCACGGTCCGCACACACCGTGACGTGGCCCCCGCACTGAACCGGCTCCTGCGGAGCTGA
- a CDS encoding inositol monophosphatase family protein, translated as MTPHETSDPATLRAVAEQVAAEAAEHLRTLPAPRDGGVSTKSSPTDVVTESDASVEKFVRDRLAALRPGDPVYGEEGAGDAATARWVVDPIDGTVNYLYGLPWYAISIAAVADGESVAGAVAEPAAGRLWSAGRGLGATCDGRPLAVAGTTELGQSLVGTGFAYRAERRARQARMVAAMLPEVRDVRRAGAAALDLCAVAAGWLDGYVEHGSNWWDWAAGALIAREAGALVHITVPPGVRDLGADGDGLGDDVSLAAAPGIARELAGLARRSGAAGV; from the coding sequence GTGACGCCGCACGAGACCAGCGATCCCGCCACCCTGCGCGCCGTGGCCGAGCAGGTCGCCGCCGAGGCCGCAGAGCACCTGCGCACCCTGCCCGCGCCGCGGGACGGGGGAGTGTCGACCAAGTCCTCGCCGACCGACGTCGTGACCGAGTCGGACGCGTCGGTGGAGAAGTTCGTCCGGGACCGGCTCGCCGCGCTGCGGCCGGGCGACCCGGTCTACGGCGAGGAGGGCGCGGGCGACGCGGCGACCGCCCGCTGGGTCGTCGACCCCATCGACGGCACCGTGAACTACCTCTACGGCCTGCCCTGGTACGCCATCTCGATCGCCGCCGTCGCCGACGGCGAGTCGGTCGCGGGCGCGGTCGCCGAACCCGCGGCGGGACGGCTGTGGTCGGCCGGGCGGGGCCTCGGCGCGACCTGTGACGGCCGCCCGCTCGCCGTCGCGGGGACCACCGAGCTCGGGCAGTCGCTGGTCGGGACCGGGTTCGCCTACCGCGCGGAGCGCCGGGCCCGGCAGGCCCGGATGGTCGCGGCGATGCTGCCCGAGGTGCGGGACGTCCGCCGCGCCGGTGCCGCCGCGCTGGACCTGTGCGCCGTCGCCGCCGGCTGGCTGGACGGCTACGTGGAGCACGGCAGCAACTGGTGGGACTGGGCCGCCGGAGCGCTCATCGCCCGTGAGGCGGGCGCGCTGGTGCACATCACCGTCCCGCCCGGGGTGCGCGACCTCGGCGCCGACGGCGACGGGCTGGGCGACGACGTGTCGCTCGCCGCCGCACCGGGCATCGCCCGCGAGCTGGCCGGTCTCGCCCGCCGCAGCGGCGCCGCCGGGGTCTGA
- the cei gene encoding envelope integrity protein Cei: MRLPLSRSARPYERRRRRPIAITSAVLAAALVVTWTVVLSTASEGPSSTNCSAPASGSLPGSEITRTELDGVGAAAPRDARFQVLNAGGQRGQANLVSAQLRDLEFGEASSPGNDPAFPDGDLGCIGQLRFGPDGEAAAAALTLALPCVELIRDDRRGPVVDVVVGTAFTDVAPGRGARDALDQLASPGNEGGARADPTLMAQARESACAS, encoded by the coding sequence ATGCGGCTGCCGCTCTCCCGTTCCGCCCGGCCCTACGAGCGCCGGAGGCGCCGGCCGATCGCGATCACCTCCGCGGTGCTGGCCGCCGCCCTGGTGGTGACCTGGACCGTCGTGCTGAGCACCGCGTCCGAGGGGCCGTCGTCGACGAACTGCTCCGCCCCCGCCTCCGGGTCGCTGCCGGGCAGCGAGATCACCCGCACCGAGCTGGACGGCGTCGGCGCGGCGGCGCCGCGCGACGCGCGCTTCCAGGTGCTCAACGCGGGCGGTCAGCGCGGGCAGGCGAACCTGGTGTCCGCCCAGCTGCGGGACCTGGAGTTCGGCGAGGCGAGCTCCCCGGGCAACGACCCGGCGTTCCCGGACGGCGACCTGGGCTGCATCGGGCAGCTGCGGTTCGGGCCCGACGGCGAGGCCGCGGCCGCCGCGCTGACGCTGGCCCTGCCGTGCGTGGAGCTGATCCGGGACGACCGGCGGGGCCCGGTGGTCGACGTCGTCGTCGGGACGGCGTTCACCGACGTCGCACCGGGCCGGGGTGCCCGGGACGCGCTGGACCAGCTGGCGTCGCCGGGCAACGAGGGCGGCGCCCGTGCCGACCCGACACTGATGGCCCAGGCCCGCGAGTCGGCCTGCGCGAGCTGA
- a CDS encoding DUF3710 domain-containing protein, whose translation MPGRARGKMFDIRPEHGVEDSGTGAYPGYPGYGDSDIESYDEYDEHYAEFDARRDGRGAGGGPVPPGRPANGAARGDGAPGAAGRNGAGRNGSGHPDAPRDGAGRNGSGRGGAANGRATNGRAANGAGPRTGAGRVGGDPGATAATTAVRAVRGGTGRTPVPGPDRPDDRDDRDDRVAPDGRWDDDEPPLLSHRGESEEPAYARDRTPQGFDGGDPDAPDWGRPGRPAADEYEYDEAGDDDPDDSDPYDEDEYGVGDAPLSVPPPGSGGRPLGPADVEELDPSMTDALARVDLGAVHVPVPYGAELKLEPAGAERPQAVHLLLPEGRIAVSALAAPRSSGLWPDLSAEIEQSLRKGGARVRNARGDWGRELHARTENAASVFVGCDGPRWMVYGVATASLETVEALDVELRRVLRGIIVVRGKSPYPPRTVLPLELPEHLREAQPDVAPQKPSITVSVPRPAGETGSTRAPASGATPLPTTGATPAATTGATPRPAADEPVRRAPAAGPAPSAPARRPADADPATRALPQVPRRPAAAAGPAPAEAERTALSRPVPREEPGERTAIAPLTPAADAEAPAGRAGRRRGRPDRPDRSTGATRRGPAPGVRPEADEPVRRPAADEPVRRPAADEPVRRPAADLAGPAGTGAYARPAAGVPDPLDARTPLPAAEPERAPAPEPPVRRDPAVTTLSVADLLAGTEADPALGAGPATGDRTAETRRPARRTRREERSASGDGDVPAPAPARRRRSADRDAADRVDAADLLAARDTGSPAAGPGRSTAERLSSAIEDIPLSDIPLMEATLDREPEPEPLPEPVPEPQPRSAAEPLPRRTRRRGAPADTVPGAGTGSGTADDWLSSEIAASRRAGRHGGGRGTSVADLLASSGLDGHGGHRRADAGDTGRPSASAAHAEPAALAEPAGPAGSSWPAGDDDLFRSPSVADGVPGRGYLEGGPTSADEARSALQDLLRSASGAPDDDGTGVTGLADYRASRAAAGRRNGRDRHGDDADHADGPDDAEPGRRAAAGDGTGDLPGDPGRAAGGTGLTGRWPAGRRAAGTDPRDLGRHRRD comes from the coding sequence ATGCCCGGACGCGCGCGCGGCAAGATGTTCGACATCCGTCCCGAGCACGGTGTCGAGGACTCCGGCACCGGGGCCTATCCCGGGTATCCGGGCTACGGCGACTCCGACATCGAGTCCTACGACGAGTACGACGAGCACTACGCCGAGTTCGACGCCCGCCGCGACGGACGGGGCGCCGGCGGCGGGCCGGTCCCGCCGGGCCGGCCCGCGAACGGCGCGGCCCGTGGCGACGGCGCGCCGGGTGCCGCCGGGCGCAACGGCGCAGGCCGCAACGGTTCCGGGCACCCGGACGCACCCCGGGACGGAGCCGGACGGAACGGGTCCGGCCGCGGCGGTGCGGCGAACGGGCGGGCGACGAACGGGCGGGCGGCGAACGGCGCCGGCCCGCGCACCGGTGCCGGTCGCGTGGGCGGCGACCCGGGTGCGACCGCGGCGACGACGGCGGTCCGCGCCGTCCGCGGCGGGACCGGCCGCACCCCCGTCCCCGGTCCGGACCGGCCGGACGACCGCGACGACCGCGACGACCGGGTCGCCCCGGACGGCCGGTGGGACGACGACGAGCCCCCGCTGCTGAGCCACCGCGGCGAGTCCGAGGAGCCGGCCTACGCCCGGGACCGGACCCCGCAGGGCTTCGACGGTGGCGACCCCGACGCCCCGGACTGGGGCCGTCCCGGCCGTCCCGCCGCCGACGAGTACGAGTACGACGAGGCGGGGGACGACGACCCCGACGACTCCGACCCCTACGACGAGGACGAGTACGGCGTCGGCGACGCGCCGCTGTCCGTCCCGCCGCCGGGCAGCGGCGGCCGCCCGCTGGGCCCGGCCGACGTCGAGGAGCTCGACCCGTCGATGACCGACGCGCTCGCCCGCGTCGATCTCGGAGCCGTCCACGTGCCGGTGCCCTACGGCGCCGAGCTGAAGCTGGAACCCGCCGGCGCCGAGCGCCCGCAGGCCGTCCACCTCCTCCTGCCCGAGGGCCGGATCGCGGTGAGCGCGCTGGCCGCGCCCCGCTCGTCGGGTCTGTGGCCGGACCTGTCCGCCGAGATCGAGCAGTCGCTGCGCAAGGGCGGCGCCCGCGTCCGCAACGCCCGCGGTGACTGGGGCCGTGAGCTGCACGCCCGCACCGAGAACGCGGCGTCGGTGTTCGTCGGCTGCGACGGTCCGCGCTGGATGGTCTACGGCGTCGCGACCGCGTCGCTGGAGACCGTCGAGGCGCTCGACGTCGAGCTGCGCCGGGTCCTGCGGGGGATCATCGTCGTCCGCGGGAAGTCGCCGTACCCGCCGCGGACGGTGCTGCCGCTGGAGCTGCCCGAGCACCTGCGCGAGGCGCAGCCCGACGTCGCACCGCAGAAGCCGAGCATCACCGTGTCGGTGCCGCGCCCGGCCGGGGAGACCGGGTCCACGAGGGCACCCGCGAGCGGTGCGACGCCGCTGCCCACCACCGGCGCGACCCCGGCGGCCACGACCGGCGCGACCCCGCGCCCGGCCGCCGACGAGCCGGTCCGCCGTGCCCCCGCTGCCGGCCCGGCGCCGAGTGCCCCGGCCCGCCGTCCCGCCGATGCCGATCCCGCCACCCGGGCGCTGCCGCAGGTGCCGCGCCGCCCCGCCGCGGCGGCCGGTCCCGCCCCGGCCGAGGCCGAGCGGACCGCGCTGTCCCGCCCGGTCCCGCGTGAGGAGCCCGGCGAGCGCACCGCGATCGCCCCGCTCACCCCGGCCGCCGACGCGGAGGCCCCCGCGGGCCGCGCCGGCCGCCGCCGCGGCCGTCCGGACCGGCCGGACCGCTCCACCGGGGCGACCCGGCGCGGCCCGGCACCCGGGGTCCGCCCGGAGGCCGACGAGCCGGTCCGCCGCCCGGCCGCCGACGAGCCGGTCCGCCGCCCAGCGGCCGACGAGCCGGTCCGCCGCCCCGCGGCCGACCTGGCCGGACCCGCCGGCACCGGTGCGTACGCGCGTCCGGCGGCCGGCGTCCCCGACCCGCTCGACGCGCGCACCCCGCTCCCGGCCGCCGAGCCGGAGCGCGCGCCCGCGCCGGAACCGCCGGTCCGGCGTGACCCGGCGGTCACCACGCTGTCGGTCGCCGACCTGCTGGCCGGTACCGAGGCCGATCCGGCCCTGGGTGCCGGGCCCGCCACCGGCGACCGCACGGCGGAGACCCGGCGTCCGGCCCGTCGTACCCGCCGGGAGGAGCGCTCCGCGTCCGGCGACGGTGACGTCCCGGCCCCGGCCCCCGCCCGGCGGCGCCGGTCCGCCGACCGGGACGCCGCGGACCGCGTCGACGCCGCCGACCTGCTGGCCGCCCGCGACACCGGGTCCCCGGCCGCCGGCCCCGGCCGTTCCACGGCGGAGCGGCTGTCGTCGGCGATCGAGGACATCCCGCTCTCGGACATACCGCTGATGGAGGCGACGCTCGACCGCGAGCCCGAGCCCGAGCCGCTGCCGGAACCGGTGCCCGAGCCGCAGCCGCGGTCGGCGGCCGAACCGTTGCCCCGCCGGACGCGCCGCCGCGGCGCGCCCGCCGACACCGTCCCCGGGGCCGGCACCGGCTCCGGCACCGCGGACGACTGGCTGTCCTCGGAGATCGCTGCGAGCAGGCGGGCCGGGCGGCACGGCGGCGGCCGGGGCACCTCGGTCGCGGACCTGCTCGCGTCGTCCGGACTCGACGGTCACGGCGGCCATCGACGCGCTGACGCCGGAGACACCGGCCGGCCGTCGGCCTCGGCCGCCCACGCCGAGCCCGCCGCCCTTGCCGAGCCCGCCGGACCGGCCGGGTCCTCGTGGCCCGCGGGGGACGACGACCTGTTCCGGTCGCCGTCGGTCGCCGACGGGGTGCCCGGCCGGGGCTACCTGGAGGGCGGCCCCACCTCGGCCGACGAGGCCCGCAGCGCGCTGCAGGACCTCCTGCGCAGCGCGTCGGGCGCACCGGACGACGACGGGACCGGCGTCACCGGTCTCGCCGACTACCGGGCGAGCCGCGCCGCCGCCGGGCGCCGCAACGGACGGGACCGGCACGGCGACGACGCGGACCACGCGGACGGTCCGGACGACGCCGAGCCCGGCCGGCGTGCCGCGGCCGGCGACGGCACCGGCGACCTGCCCGGCGACCCGGGCCGTGCCGCCGGTGGGACCGGTCTGACCGGCCGCTGGCCGGCCGGTCGGCGCGCCGCCGGGACCGATCCCCGCGATCTCGGACGGCACCGGCGGGACTGA
- a CDS encoding MoxR family ATPase, translating into MSARDAIARAVVGRRRELDLVLAAVSAGRDVMLEGPPGVSKSTMLRAITAHWGVPFVLVEGNAELTPARLVGHHNPARVLREDYAVDNFVPGPLVGAMQDGGFLYIEELNRAPEDTLNVLLAAMAERELTVPRVGTVTALPTFRVLASMNPFDDVGTARISDSVYDRWCRLVVGYQDAAEETEIVRARTGVTDDGLVTDAVALTRATRSHPDLRRGSSVRGAIDLTAIAVELQRLGSHDGDRSRLVLDAALLALSARIAVDDAVDTTPEEVITRIWEDHFFSGPGVRRRVPTSWTSTVP; encoded by the coding sequence GTGAGTGCGCGGGACGCGATCGCCCGCGCCGTGGTCGGACGCCGCCGTGAGCTCGATCTCGTGCTCGCGGCGGTGTCCGCCGGCCGGGACGTGATGCTGGAGGGCCCGCCCGGCGTGTCGAAGTCGACGATGCTGCGCGCGATCACCGCGCACTGGGGCGTCCCGTTCGTCCTCGTGGAGGGCAACGCCGAGCTCACCCCGGCCCGGCTGGTCGGGCACCACAACCCGGCGCGGGTGCTCCGCGAGGACTACGCGGTCGACAACTTCGTGCCGGGGCCGCTCGTGGGCGCCATGCAGGACGGCGGGTTCCTGTACATCGAGGAGCTCAACCGGGCCCCCGAGGACACCCTGAACGTGCTCCTCGCGGCCATGGCCGAGCGGGAGCTGACGGTGCCCCGGGTGGGGACGGTCACCGCGCTGCCGACCTTCCGGGTGCTGGCCTCGATGAACCCGTTCGACGACGTCGGCACCGCCCGGATCTCCGACTCGGTCTACGACCGCTGGTGCCGTCTCGTCGTCGGCTACCAGGACGCCGCCGAGGAGACCGAGATCGTGCGCGCCCGCACCGGGGTCACCGACGACGGGCTCGTCACCGACGCCGTCGCCCTCACCCGGGCGACCCGCTCGCACCCGGACCTGCGCCGCGGGTCGAGCGTGCGCGGCGCGATCGACCTGACCGCGATCGCGGTCGAGCTGCAGCGGCTCGGGAGCCATGACGGGGACCGTTCCCGGCTCGTGCTGGACGCCGCCCTGCTGGCGCTGTCCGCGCGGATCGCGGTGGACGACGCCGTCGACACCACCCCGGAGGAGGTGATCACCCGGATCTGGGAGGACCATTTTTTCTCCGGCCCCGGCGTGCGGCGCCGGGTCCCCACGTCCTGGACGTCGACGGTGCCGTGA
- a CDS encoding phosphotransferase family protein has product MTTSARTPTPGADPTAVGRWLATVLDDERWADSELAPIGAGRSNLTYRVSSPAGAVVLRRPPVGTVAATAHDMGREQRVIAALAPTAVPVPAVLATHDGGDGGPVDAPCFVMELVDGVVPLDELPEGWAATGAGRRAAGEALVDVLAELHAVDPATVGLEGFGRPDGFMERQIRRWSTQWATARDGDDPVPVSAEVESELTRLAGRLGEDVPAAQRHTIVHGDYRLDNCVFDAGDPGRILAVLDWEMSTLGDPLADLGLLLVYWQQDGDDAVWSSAQPLPSPTALPGFPRRDELVRAYAARTGLDVTPLPWYVAFGAFKLAVVLAGILARVRAGSVPADMAEGLDGSVGPLVALGHHVLDGGSF; this is encoded by the coding sequence GTGACGACGAGCGCCCGCACGCCCACCCCCGGCGCCGATCCCACGGCGGTCGGACGCTGGCTCGCGACGGTCCTGGACGACGAGCGGTGGGCGGACTCCGAGCTGGCCCCGATCGGCGCGGGCCGGTCGAACCTGACCTACCGGGTGTCCTCCCCCGCCGGCGCGGTCGTGCTGCGCCGACCGCCGGTCGGGACGGTCGCGGCGACCGCCCACGACATGGGCCGGGAGCAGCGGGTGATCGCGGCGCTCGCCCCGACCGCGGTGCCGGTGCCCGCCGTTCTCGCCACCCACGACGGCGGCGACGGCGGCCCGGTCGACGCGCCCTGTTTCGTGATGGAGCTCGTCGACGGCGTCGTCCCGCTCGACGAGCTGCCCGAGGGCTGGGCGGCGACCGGGGCCGGGCGCCGGGCGGCCGGGGAGGCACTCGTCGACGTCCTGGCGGAGCTGCACGCCGTCGACCCGGCCACGGTCGGGCTCGAGGGCTTCGGCCGTCCCGACGGGTTCATGGAGCGCCAGATCCGCCGCTGGAGCACCCAGTGGGCGACGGCCCGCGACGGCGACGACCCGGTCCCGGTCTCCGCCGAGGTCGAGAGCGAACTCACCCGGCTCGCCGGGCGACTCGGCGAGGACGTCCCGGCCGCCCAGCGGCACACGATCGTGCACGGCGACTACCGGCTCGACAACTGCGTGTTCGACGCCGGCGACCCGGGCCGGATCCTGGCCGTCCTGGACTGGGAGATGTCGACCCTCGGCGATCCGCTCGCCGATCTGGGCCTGCTGCTCGTCTACTGGCAGCAGGACGGCGACGACGCGGTCTGGTCGAGCGCGCAGCCGCTGCCCTCCCCCACCGCGCTCCCCGGCTTCCCCCGGCGCGACGAGCTGGTCCGGGCCTACGCCGCCCGCACCGGCCTCGACGTCACCCCGCTGCCCTGGTACGTCGCGTTCGGCGCGTTCAAGCTGGCCGTGGTCCTCGCCGGGATCCTCGCCCGGGTCCGGGCGGGCTCGGTCCCCGCGGACATGGCGGAGGGCCTCGACGGCTCGGTCGGCCCGCTCGTCGCGCTCGGCCACCACGTGCTCGACGGAGGCTCCTTCTGA
- the dut gene encoding dUTP diphosphatase — MPGSAPAPPDEPLVAPSVDVLLTRLDPGVPLPAYARPGDAGADLVTTSDLELAPGERALVGTGVAIALPAGHAGFVHPRSGLAARCGLSIVNAPGTVDAGYRGEIKVCLVNLDPAEPVRLSRGDRIAQLVVQRVETARFVEVTELPGSERGTAGHGSTGGNAALGHGGGSH, encoded by the coding sequence GTGCCCGGTTCCGCCCCCGCTCCCCCGGACGAGCCGCTGGTCGCACCGTCCGTCGACGTGCTGCTGACCAGGCTCGACCCCGGCGTCCCGCTGCCCGCCTACGCGCGGCCCGGTGACGCCGGTGCCGATCTCGTGACGACGTCCGACCTCGAACTCGCCCCCGGCGAGCGCGCGCTGGTCGGTACCGGCGTCGCGATCGCCCTGCCGGCGGGCCACGCCGGGTTCGTGCACCCCCGGTCGGGCCTCGCGGCCCGCTGCGGGCTCTCGATCGTGAACGCGCCCGGCACCGTCGACGCGGGCTACCGCGGCGAGATCAAGGTGTGCCTGGTGAACCTGGACCCGGCCGAGCCGGTCCGGCTGAGCCGCGGCGACCGGATCGCGCAGCTGGTCGTGCAGCGGGTCGAGACGGCCCGGTTCGTCGAGGTCACAGAACTGCCCGGGTCCGAGCGCGGAACCGCGGGACACGGCTCGACCGGCGGGAACGCCGCGCTCGGGCACGGGGGAGGCAGCCACTGA